In Haloarcula limicola, the genomic stretch GGTGATTCAAGCATGATGGTACCGGTCCGGTGTTTCACCTGCGGCAACGTCGTCGGCGAGCACTGGGAGGAGTTCAAGGCCCGCACCCGCGAGGCCGAGGAGCCAGAGGACCCGGAGAAGGTCC encodes the following:
- a CDS encoding DNA-directed RNA polymerase subunit N; the protein is MMVPVRCFTCGNVVGEHWEEFKARTREAEEPEDPEKVLDELGVERHCCRRMLVSHKDLVDIVAPYQ